Part of the Melitaea cinxia chromosome 14, ilMelCinx1.1, whole genome shotgun sequence genome is shown below.
CGGGCGGCGCTGGGCGGCGCTGGGCGGCGTCCGGGCGCGGTGTTTATTTCGAGAAACCTCTCGAGTAAACACCGCGGAGAATACTTAATGTCGTGTTTGGACGGATTTTATTGGATTTCATTTCCTGTCTTCTTCGGAACTTATAAACGAATACGCGGCGACATTTCGCCGCTCCCCtttgttgttttttgtttattttcttataagaGACTTTCGGATGCTCGATGTTGGAAAATTAATTATGTCCATCATCTTGAAAACTTTTCTAATTCCCAGTAAGCGGTCAcgcaatttgtcttctttttaTTAATGTCTTTCATCTTTATTATCCTGCGAGACTGCTTTACGATTCCGCCAGAAATACACAAAGTCGCGGAATAAATtgttacatagtataaaacgaagTCACTTTCCGCTGTATGTATGCTTaggtctttaaaactacgcaacggattttgatgcggttttcttttgtaaatagagtgattccagaggaaggtttatatgtttaattcatgcataatatagtagaggaacactgatagttttagaggtatCTAATGTCATGTCgtcaataaacacattttttttgcacctacattgcaaatatttattttatattttatatttagtatcagcatcgcacccgtgcgaagccgcgctggtataaaatataaatattataatttgtgctaaatatataattataatttttttcgtaaataattCTGCGTATGACTACTTAACAGAGTGCTGTTAGTGTCGATCTCTCTTCTATCTTGTATCATCCAGGCTAAAGACCACAAGTGCACATCCACAGCAGGCAAAGGTCTAGGTCGTGAGCAGTGGACTCGCACTGACACACTCACTTGGgatacattttcatttaaagCTGACACTGAGTACAAAtcatatgcttcagcctgtactatcccactgctgggcatagggttctttgcccatgtaggagaaggatcagagcttaatctaccacgctgctccaatgcgggttggcggatacaccAATGATAcagagaaaatataaatatattatatttatatatttaggacCGCGATTTTGTAACTAATGACGAGTCACTTATTGCTGCAGTATACGAGCACAACAACACAcattatattgatatattgatTGGTCTACTTGTGTTCTATGAAATTGTAAAACTTGCGCAAAATGTGTTTCTAAGGCGTGTAAATAGTGACCGATTAGATCTCATTTTCAAGGCGATcaagaaaaatgaaaaacagcTTGGAGGAAAAATGTCTCCAATATCAACAAATGTAGACGTTTATgtacattttgtaaaaataattttactattttgagAATGGGCTTAACTTTTAGTCTCGGGCTATGAACATGGTAATTGTTCCACAGGAGTTACTGAACACACGTATTATGTATTCAGCGTTGTGTGCTTGCGTCTGTACAGAGTGGACCATCAGTGCACCACTCTGTCGACAGACACGGCTCGCTATACAAACACACCGCCGGTAGCGGTGGCAAGTCGAATACCGTGCCGTGTCAAGTTCACCGCCGCCCCCGCCGCCCGCCCCAGCCTCGCTCTCAGCACTACTCCACGCCACTCCACTGAATTATTTCTGTTTCATCGGTCACGATTCCATTCGACCTTCACccatattacttttaaaatcacTTTAAAACACGTAACTACGATTTCAACAAGTctcttaaaacaaaaattaataatttcaaacttaatACCGATCAAACTAATTTTGCGTGGAGctaaataaacaaacgaacTAGGTAACACACGTAACTGGTCTTCCTACTGCGTTAAGCTTATCGCAAAATTCTGTCGCTAAGAAGTAATGATAATATCTCTGAAATCTCCAGTAACTGTtagtaaaagataataaaatcaaaagtaatGTACATGTagcataatataaaatgtaatgaatGAAATGTAACGTATAAATTTTcgacatttatcaaaaaaatatttttgaaaaaaaaagtggttCGATATTATCCTAATATGAAAAGTTCGTATGTGTTATCTGTTATATTTTACAAGTAGTTACCTACTTATCGTAATGAGatcagaatttaaaatattactttttctaATGATCCTACagctgggcttaggcctctgGAGAAccgcgtaggagaaggatcggagcttaatctaccacgctgcttcactatACGCAGGTTAGCGGATACATTCCTTGCTATGAgtataacgatcgctattagctATTGATGATAATAAAGAGGAGCTTATCATGCTCTTCGAGGCCAtatggggagactcacaagaacagacattcaaactagacaaaaatatttgtacaaatatccatcccgagtggaAATCGAATCCGCTAACTTTCGGTGTTTGTGGCCACACCACACGCACCAGTAGACCAGACTTATTTCCTCAGccttaatgttttaatatattttgttataaaatacaaagaCACTGAGGTTATGGTTTCATGAGTATTGTTGTGTTTGTAGCTATTATTAACATCAACAATGCCTGCACAGTCTAGCCATGTTGGATAAACATAATGCAGCGACAATATTTATTGTGCTTTCTTACAAGTtcgtatgaaataaattttgatattttttatccgCGCCGCATACAAAAGAGTTTTCACAATCACATCGTTCAATACGGAGTTAACGTTGTGCGCGGCAAAATAAAGAGcagtgaaattttaattaataaataaaggacCTGTTTTcctctattttaaatattttttatgtaaataacgCTCTGCTACACACACTACTAACCATGTGACGCGTGTTGACACGACTCATATAGGTTAGTTATAGCGCGATGTGACGCCGACGTGCAGTGGACTTcctaaaaaaaatcacattgctcgcgaaaaaaaaaatcaactaaaGCGGCCATTTACAAAGTAACGTCCGCCACGTCCTGTAACATTTTATTAGTGGTTTATCAAAATATGCCTGCCTTTTGTGGCAACTCTATAACTAAGTTAATTCGTTGTTTATACGATGTTTATACGTTATTTTATACTATCGAACGAAGTTTGCCCGTCTCGATTAATAAATATGCATGTCTGTTTACTGAGCGTCGTACTGCGATACGTATAAAGTACATTAATAACCGCAAAAGTCAGCGCGAGTACAAGCGCATGGGTACACTACAGtacttaataattatgaaattaaaacttttctCAGCGAATTTGTACCGCCATGGCCATACAGCGTTCATTAAGTCCAGCGAGTGACTGTAGGCCTCTCGTCGTCACCGGACGCTGCGCCGCTCGCCGCTgttaattgaatttattgttCGATTTCCCATTCGTATGGAAATCGGGACACGCGCATAATAGAGATTTATGCGTCGCGgacgaaatatataaataaaaggaaaGAGTTAATTCGCGATATTGCATTGTTAACCGTCATCGTAGTTCTGTGATGTCACCGACTACGACGAAacgtttaataattatgttttctaaattaaataataaaatcaccaGCGGTTGTCTGGGAGTATCGTCGCCCGGACCACCGAAGAACACGATTAAATAGCTAGCCCGGCGCagttctttatattttattaaaaagtaaagtcGCCAGGTCTTGTGATAAACacgatattacagatttaaagtTTCCATTAACTTAGCTCAGTAGAATAAGTATAATTAACATTACACTACGACTTACAAAAACTAAAACACACGAGTTATTATGGTTTCGCAATAATAGCATTGCGTAGCTCGCTGAAGTATTCCCTTTGCCCGACCAGCACATGATTTAGAACTGTGCGGGCGAGCGGCGCTGCCACAGGGATGGGAATCAGCTCATTAGCCCCGAGACCTACGCCGTGCATTCATTATAAGGTCGCATTACGTACACTGTGCTATTTAGGATGTCATCGTCGCTGTGTTTGATGCTTAACTGCATATAAATctttgttgtaacatttttacttattcaGCACTTATCGCATTTTGAAGCTCCTGACTTCGGCGTTTGACGCGAGAGCTATATGTTATAGTATCCGCGGTAAGTTCCGTTTGTAAATGTGTTACCCTTGTTCGTCACTCAGATTTCTTTATTGGCAGGTGTCGAACCGATGCCCTCGAAGTTGAATGTCACTtgtcttattgtttatttaaaaaaagaaaatcacggtctcatttttgtgttttatttatttttagactgaataattttattacattacttatTCACTAGTAGGTACTCGTATTTACCGGCCCCGGTCGCTCAGCGTGCCACACAGCGCTAAAACACCCCCCTTCCCCTCGCCGGCGCCCGCGGCCCGCTCCCGACAAACCCTGTAATTACGATAACAACTCGCAAACTCAACAACttcaaaactttataaataaacatccaTTTTTAAGATTTACGCTTCTCGCTACAAAAGAGGTACAAATTAATTGCACTACGAGTTCGGGCGTAGAGCGAACTTTCGGCGCTGAATATTTCATCGCATCGACCCGGTACTGCCGTGAcgaaagtttaataaataaaaaaattgtcgttataaaaaaatggtcaagtcTTTCAGAAATAATCATTTGTATCATCACAAACATATTtcgattttttcttttataaatgataCGAGTATACGAGTCTGGTGCAAGCTTTTAAAAGTTTCCACGTCAATCAGGTGAACTACTACTGAGACTCTGCTGTCCGTTCACACATCTGTTACATCAGTCGTATCCTTGCAACCAACTTATTGCGAAACTcacaaactttaaaataaactttatgtGTGTATCATGTGTAAGTCCTAAACAGTCTAGTGTAGGTATCGGCGCGATTATGTTACACAGTGCAACTATTTAGAACTACTCtttaagtataattatgtatctatATTCTTAAAAcgtcaaaataattgtgtttgctcgcaaacgaaaaaaaaccgacttcaattacatcgacgagtaatacaacgtagatcgacgaaaaaatagtcaagtaactacgccatatcaaagattactcaaaaagcagttatcagatctcgataaaatttatatgtgaccacatgataaacatcagctttcgattaaattaaaaattatcaaaatcggtacacccagtaaaaagttattgcggattttcaagagtttccctcgatttctctaggatcgtatcatcagatcctagtttccttatcatggtaccaaagtagggctatcccctttctaacaaaaaaagaattattaaaattggtacatctagtagaaagtaatgcggtataatacaacgtagatcgacgaaaaaagcgtcaagtaaaaacgcattattagatataactcgaaaaggtattgttagatctcaaataaatttaaatgggaccaaatgacacacaccacctttcgattaaaagaaaatttgtcgaaatcgctccacgcagtcaaaagttctgaagtaacatacataaaaaaaatacagtcgaattgagaacctcctccttttttggaagtcggttaataaaggtAAGCGTTTAATATCCGTGCTGGTAATGATACGTTTGATAGTTCTAAGTGTTTCAATTTCACATTTACGAGATTGTTGCACtcttttactttaatataaaacaatttcttaAGACTAATATTAAAGGTAAAAAATGATAGTCATGTTTTTACTTcgaactatataattatatgttagcGATCCACAACTCAGTGAAAACGAAGGACGGGACAGATCATCGAAAACATCGtagaatatacaaaataataacaacgaaACGGAATTCTCCGCGAGAGCCGCTTAACAGAGCGCGCGCTGCTCGCCGCGGACGTCTGTACATTATTTACACCGCAGTCACTGGTTCACGTTTACGTGCTCGTTCTCGTTCTGACTTGCAAACAACACGGAACACAAAATACATGAAGCGGGATCGCCTTCGTTTAAAGTATTCGAATACACTAAGATAATCTCGTCGGCAGTGACGTTATCGAAATCGGCAATCTCGAGTGCGAACACGATGAGGTTAACAGTCAAGGAATCACTCGCGCGGCGCCCCGTCACACCGTGGTCTCGCGGTCCACGTGGATGTACTCGACGGAGCGCTCGCGACGTCAGGAGGACACGGACGAGGCGCGCGACGCGTCGTACAGCAGCTCCTCGGTGAGGCGCCGGCCGGCCGCCAGCGCGCCCAGCGGCCGCTTGCCGCGCGCGCGGCGCCggcgcagcgccagcgccgccagcagcagcagcgcgcccgcgcccgccgcgccgcccagcgcgcccgccgcgcccgcgccgcccgcccccaGCGCCGCCAGCAGGCGCGCGCCCGCCCCGCACGCGCCCTGCTCGTCCGCGCCGCCCGGGCAGTCGGCGCGCCCGTCGCACACCAGCGCGCCCGCCATGCAGGCGCCCAGCGCCCCGCACGCGTGCTCGCACGCCGACGTGTtggcgccgcccgcgcccgcccccGCGCCCGCCGGCCGCCACACCTCCATCCACGCCagccgcgccgcgcccgcctcgCGCGCCGCCCACACCACTAGCAGCGCCGCCTCGCGCCCCGCGCCGCGCGCCCACCACTCCTCCGTGAACATCTGCACCGCGCGCGCCTCCTCTCCGCCGGGGCACACCGCCTTCACGAGCCTGGAGCAGTCATGCGATTGTAATAAATTGACGACAGAGTAATCTATCAGTACATATAGTGTACAAAGCGCAGAAGCTCACCGCGACGAGTGCGCGTCGTAGACGAGCACGCGGTTGGCGGTGGGGCACAGCGGGGCGTCGGACGTGGGCGCGCTGGCCGGGAGCTCCTCGCCCCAGACGCGCAGGAACACGGAGCGGTTGCCGCGCGCCGCCACCAGGAATGGTGCTTCACCACACTCCGACATTTTGTTACCACTGAgcgtaacatatttttaaagttaagacatttttttacaattgagaTAAACTGCGCTATAAATATGTGGTAGGATTCTAACTTGTAAGGGTAGACGAGATGCACGTGTTGCCCCGGAGGCGGCAGGCGGCGGCGCCCGGCGCAGTTGGCCGGCGCCTGCGCACGCGCCCACTCCCCGCGGAAGTGCACGTGCCGGTGGTCTTCGCCGGCGGCCAGCGTCGAAGCCACTAGCTCTAGCTCGAGAGCCGGACCCCCCGAAGACATAGCTAACGGCGCACTCGCATTGTCACATATACACCCCACTGGCACCTGAACGCAAATTACTTTCGATGACTAAATTAGTAAATACGACAGCTGTGGCGGCGAAGACGATCAGATGTCGCTTACCCTGTATCCCGGCCACGGTGATTCATAAATTCGTAAATGTGGAACTCGTAGTGGAGTATCATCGTCGTCAAAATCTAGAGGCGCGTCGCTGGGTCCCATGTCGAGCGGGTCGACGGGATCGGGCACGCACGCCGAGCGGCCGGTCAGCGGGTCGAGACGGGTGGagcagcgcggcgcgcggccgAACGCGGCGGCCAGGAGACGCAGCTCTATACGAGAGCCGTCAGCCTGCAAGCGGTACAGGCACCGCAGACGCCGCGCGCCCCCGCGCCCGAACCACAGGGCGTTGCGGGGAGAATCGAACGCCCCCGGCATCGTCAGTCGCCTCGCGCACTCCTTGGGTTCGACGCGCACGCGAATCTCCGATATCGGCAGCGCGACACCTTCAAGACGAGAGTCCACGAACTCGTAGTGCATCGAGAACGCGAGCGGGTGCGTGGCAGTGCCGGGCAGTGTGGTGGCCGCCAGCGACAGCAGCGACGAGCCCGACACGTAGCCGTCGGGCGGCGCACAGGGCCGCGGCGAGCGCGTGGCGTTGGCCaaggcggcgcgcgcgcacaGCGACGGCGCCGAGTCGCAGTATCTTCCGAGCAACGTCGCAGCCTCGCCGGCGCCGCCGCCGTCCCAGATGCGCAGCTCCACGGCACACGCCCCGCTGGCGTCCGCCCCGCGCGCATACTCGGGCGGCAAACGAGGCCCCACTGTGGCCGCGCCCTCCTCCTCGCGTTCGCTACTCTCAGCTCGCCGCGCGTCCACTAACGAGTAATGTGTGAAACTCGAGAAGTAAACCCAAACGAGATCGCCTGTAGGAAACAAAAGTGAACCTTTTTAGCTTAAAACATTACCTGAATAACATATTTCAAGAAATGTGCTAACCTGGTCGTCCGTGAAACGTCCAAGTACAAGAAGTGTTCGGGGGAAGGGTGTGTGTGGGAGCGTGTAGACGTCCGCGACGTCCTCTCACGTTCAAGGCCGTCGCGTTCAGCTCCTCCTCGGACGAGGAAGCTTTCACGTGAAACTCACATCGCCGTGCTTCCCTTTGTGTGATAAAAGGCGGATAAATAGGTAttcaaataactatttaaaatataatcacaaATGTATTTCGTTCGAACCTAGCGTAGTCCAGGGAGTCGGAATCGGCGAATATGACATCGACGTCGAGCTCGAAGCCCCGCAGCGGGGCGTGCGCGGcagcggcgcgcggcggcgcgctGAAGGGCGAAGAGTGGAAGGCCACGAGCATCTCGGGCCCGCGAGACGTCACGGGCGGCAGCCAGTCCCCGCCGCAGTACTCCACCAGCACGGGGTCGTCGGTGGACGCGCCGTCGTAGAAGATCAGCCGGTCGCGCTCGCCCGTGCACTCGCGCCACGCGCGCACCGCGCGACCCGTCTTGTTCAAGCTGCAACCGGACCGTTTCCGTTACACCTCGTGGTGATACGAGACTTACTAGCCGCAGCTTTGTGTAGGTGCTTCTTACAGTACATACGATGAACAAAACGAGACACTAATATAcgagtgtaaataaataatttaatgtttataaatttgtgTGAAACGACAACTGACCTGGCCATAGATATGGAGCGTTTGATTTGCATTTTATGGGAGTACTCCTGGCGCACGGAAATCATTGCATGTTTACAAGTGGGAATGTCCTTTTGTCGCAGGCTCCAGTAACACGTCACGTTCCTGTCGAGAACACGGCGTTGTAATGAAATGTCTTCTCGTTAACTGTTACAAGCACGAGTCGCCCAGCGGTTTACCTCGGATACATGCCGGGGTAGTTGGG
Proteins encoded:
- the LOC123659461 gene encoding uncharacterized protein LOC123659461, with translation MSVGAWGGALALALALWARGAAGGCGVAQFACRSGACVRLDAFCDGEAQCADGSDEPPHCSVCNRTYYGLTGVAYALALRGAPRAPFLCHLTFTAGGAAHGDLVQLAFDDFRVGRYERGALDGCPDGYMQLSELGRPFTGGSWCGSAEGVALYYSETATVTVSVKLFRTRLGEPFGFRLRYKFLAQRDAIVRFGALEAPLERGAVSPGTYCTRTYEECHRKACRLQSPNYPGMYPRNVTCYWSLRQKDIPTCKHAMISVRQEYSHKMQIKRSISMASLNKTGRAVRAWRECTGERDRLIFYDGASTDDPVLVEYCGGDWLPPVTSRGPEMLVAFHSSPFSAPPRAAAAHAPLRGFELDVDVIFADSDSLDYAREARRCEFHVKASSSEEELNATALNVRGRRGRLHAPTHTLPPNTSCTWTFHGRPGDLVWVYFSSFTHYSLVDARRAESSEREEEGAATVGPRLPPEYARGADASGACAVELRIWDGGGAGEAATLLGRYCDSAPSLCARAALANATRSPRPCAPPDGYVSGSSLLSLAATTLPGTATHPLAFSMHYEFVDSRLEGVALPISEIRVRVEPKECARRLTMPGAFDSPRNALWFGRGGARRLRCLYRLQADGSRIELRLLAAAFGRAPRCSTRLDPLTGRSACVPDPVDPLDMGPSDAPLDFDDDDTPLRVPHLRIYESPWPGYRVPVGCICDNASAPLAMSSGGPALELELVASTLAAGEDHRHVHFRGEWARAQAPANCAGRRRLPPPGQHVHLVYPYNGNKMSECGEAPFLVAARGNRSVFLRVWGEELPASAPTSDAPLCPTANRVLVYDAHSSRLVKAVCPGGEEARAVQMFTEEWWARGAGREAALLVVWAAREAGAARLAWMEVWRPAGAGAGAGGANTSACEHACGALGACMAGALVCDGRADCPGGADEQGACGAGARLLAALGAGGAGAAGALGGAAGAGALLLLAALALRRRRARGKRPLGALAAGRRLTEELLYDASRASSVSS